In one Pogona vitticeps strain Pit_001003342236 chromosome 14, PviZW2.1, whole genome shotgun sequence genomic region, the following are encoded:
- the EWSR1 gene encoding RNA-binding protein EWS isoform X15, producing the protein MASTDYSTYTQAAAQQGYAAYAAQPTQGYAQTTQAYGQQSYGTYGQPTDVNYTQAQTTATYGQTAYASSYGQPPTGYTAPAAAQAYSQPAQGYGTAAYDTTTATVTTTQASYAAPSAYGTQPSYASYGQQPAAAAPTRPQDGSKPAETSQTQSSTTGYSQPSLGYGQSNYSYQVPGSYPMQPVTAPPSYPPTSYSSSQPSSYDQSTYSQQSSYGQQGSYGQGGGYGQQSSYGQQPPTSYPPPTGSYSQTPSQYSQQGSSYGQPSSFRQDHPSSMGVYGQDSGGFSGPGESRNLSGPDNRGRGRGGGFDRGGVSRGGRGGGGGGRGGMGAGERGGFNKPGGHMDEGPDLDLGPPLDLDDDVDNSSVYVQGLTDNVTLEELTDFFKQCGVVKMNKRTGQPMITIYLDKDTGKPKGDATVCYDDPPTAKAAVEWLDGKDFQGSKLKVSLPRKKLPLNSMRGGMPPREPRGMPPPLRGGPGGPGGPGGPGGPMGRMGGRGGDRGGGGFAPRGPRGSRGNPSGGGNVQHRAGDWQCPNPGCGNQNFAWRTECNQCKAPKPEGFLPPPFPPPGGDRGRGGPGGMRGGGRGGLMDRGGPGGMFRGGRGGDRGGFRGGRGMDRGGFGGGRRGGPGGPPGPLMEQMGGRGGRRGGPGKMDKGEHRPDRRDRPY; encoded by the exons atggcgtCCACGG ATTATAGTACCTACACTCAAGCTGCAGCCCAGCAGGG ctacGCTGCTTATGCAGCTCAGCCAACTCAAGGATATGCACAGACCACCCAG GCCTACGGGCAGCAAAGCTATGGAACCTACGGGCAGCCCACTGATGTCAACTATACTCAAGCTCAGACGACTGCTACTTACGGGCAAACTGCATATGCAAGTTCCTATGGGCAGCCTCCCACTG gttACACTGCCCCGGCTGCTGCCCAGGCTTATAGCCAGCCTGCCCAGGGATATGGCACTGCTGCTTATGATACAACCACAGCTACAGTTACCACCACACAGGCTTCTTATGCAGCCCCGTCTGCTTATGGCACTCAGCCTTCCTATGCTTCCTATGGGCAGCAGCCAGCAGCAGCTGCACCTACAAG ACCCCAAGATGGCAGCAAACCTGCTGAGACTAGCCAGACTCAGTCGAGTACAACAGGCTACAGCCAGCCTAGTCTAGGTTATGGGCAGAGTAACTACAGCTATCAAGTCCCTGGAAGTTACCCCATGCAGCCAGTTACTGCACCTCCATCCTATCCGCCCACCAG TTACTCCTCTTCGCAGCCAAGCAGCTACGACCAGAGCACTTACTCTCAGCAGAGTAGCTACGGACAGCAAGGCAGCTACGGACAAGGAGGTGGCTACGGGCAGCAAAGCAGCTACGGGCAGCAGCCTCCCACCAGCTACCCACCTCCCACTGGATCCTACAGCCAGACTCCAAGCCAGTACAGCCAGCAGGGCAGCAGCTATGGGCAACCGA GTTCATTCCGTCAAGACCATCCCAGCAGCATGGGTGTGTATGGCCAGGACTCTGGAGGCTTTTCAGGCCCAGGAGAAAGCCGGAACTTGAGTGGCCCTGATAACCGGGGCAGGGGAAGAGGCGGGGGATTTGATCGTGGAGGCGTGAGCAGAGGtgggcggggaggaggaggaggaggccgcgGCGGAATGGG CGCTGGAGAGCGAGGTGGCTTCAATAAGCCTGGTG GACACATGGATGAAGGGCCAGACCTTGACTTAG GCCCACCTTTAGACCTAGATGATGATGTTGATAACAGTTCAGTATACGTTCAAGGGTTAACTGACAACGTGACCTTAGAGGAGCTGACGGATTTCTTCAAACAGTGTGGTGTCGTTAAG ATGAACAAAAGAACTGGACAGCCCATGATAACAATCTACCTGGACAAGGACACAGGAAAACCCAAAGGGGACGCTACTGTGTGCTATGATGACCCGCCAACTGCTAAAGCCGCAGTAGAATGGCTTGATG GTAAAGACTTCCAGGGCAGCAAACTCAAAGTCTCTCTTCCTCGGAAGAAGCTGCCATTGAACAGCATGCGAGGTGGAATGCCCCCACGTGAGCCACGTGGGATGCCTCCCCCTCTCCGTGGAG GCCCTGGAGGCCCCGGGGGGCCAGGCGGTCCTGGTGGCCCAATGGGCCGAATGGGAGGCCGAGGTGGTGACAGGGGTGGCGGCGGCTTTGCCCCAAGAGGACCGCGGGGGTCCCGAGGAAACCCTTCCGGTGGAGGAAACGTCCAGCACAGAGCAGGAGACTGGCAGTGTCCCAACCC GGGATGCGGAAACCAGAACTTTGCCTGGAGAACAGAATGCAACCAATGCAAGGCTCCTAAACCGGAaggcttcctccccccacccttccCGCCTCCAG GTGGTGATCGTGGCAGGGGTGGCCCCGGTGGCATGAGAGGCGGTGGCCGAGGGGGCCTCATGGACCGCGGTGGCCCCGGGGGCATGTTCCGAGGGGGCCGCGGTGGAGACCGAGGTGGATTCAGAGGCGGCCGAGGCATGGACCGAGGCGGATTCGGAGGGGGCCGCCGAGGAGGACCCGGTGGGCCCCCCGGGCCTCTTATGGAGCAGATGGGAGGCAGAGGCGGCCGACGTGGCGGACCAGGAAAGATGGACAA GGGGGAGCATCGCCCGGATCGCAGAGACCGGCCATACTAG
- the EWSR1 gene encoding RNA-binding protein EWS isoform X14 — translation MASTDYSTYTQAAAQQGYAAYAAQPTQGYAQTTQAYGQQSYGTYGQPTDVNYTQAQTTATYGQTAYASSYGQPPTVEGTSTGYTAPAAAQAYSQPAQGYGTAAYDTTTATVTTTQASYAAPSAYGTQPSYASYGQQPAAAAPTRPQDGSKPAETSQTQSSTTGYSQPSLGYGQSNYSYQVPGSYPMQPVTAPPSYPPTSYSSSQPSSYDQSTYSQQSSYGQQGSYGQGGGYGQQSSYGQQPPTSYPPPTGSYSQTPSQYSQQGSSYGQPSSFRQDHPSSMGVYGQDSGGFSGPGESRNLSGPDNRGRGRGGGFDRGGVSRGGRGGGGGGRGGMGAGERGGFNKPGGHMDEGPDLDLGPPLDLDDDVDNSSVYVQGLTDNVTLEELTDFFKQCGVVKMNKRTGQPMITIYLDKDTGKPKGDATVCYDDPPTAKAAVEWLDGKDFQGSKLKVSLPRKKLPLNSMRGGMPPREPRGMPPPLRGGPGGPGGPGGPGGPMGRMGGRGGDRGGGGFAPRGPRGSRGNPSGGGNVQHRAGDWQCPNPGCGNQNFAWRTECNQCKAPKPEGFLPPPFPPPGGDRGRGGPGGMRGGGRGGLMDRGGPGGMFRGGRGGDRGGFRGGRGMDRGGFGGGRRGGPGGPPGPLMEQMGGRGGRRGGPGKMDKGEHRPDRRDRPY, via the exons atggcgtCCACGG ATTATAGTACCTACACTCAAGCTGCAGCCCAGCAGGG ctacGCTGCTTATGCAGCTCAGCCAACTCAAGGATATGCACAGACCACCCAG GCCTACGGGCAGCAAAGCTATGGAACCTACGGGCAGCCCACTGATGTCAACTATACTCAAGCTCAGACGACTGCTACTTACGGGCAAACTGCATATGCAAGTTCCTATGGGCAGCCTCCCACTG TAGAAGGGACCAGCACAG gttACACTGCCCCGGCTGCTGCCCAGGCTTATAGCCAGCCTGCCCAGGGATATGGCACTGCTGCTTATGATACAACCACAGCTACAGTTACCACCACACAGGCTTCTTATGCAGCCCCGTCTGCTTATGGCACTCAGCCTTCCTATGCTTCCTATGGGCAGCAGCCAGCAGCAGCTGCACCTACAAG ACCCCAAGATGGCAGCAAACCTGCTGAGACTAGCCAGACTCAGTCGAGTACAACAGGCTACAGCCAGCCTAGTCTAGGTTATGGGCAGAGTAACTACAGCTATCAAGTCCCTGGAAGTTACCCCATGCAGCCAGTTACTGCACCTCCATCCTATCCGCCCACCAG TTACTCCTCTTCGCAGCCAAGCAGCTACGACCAGAGCACTTACTCTCAGCAGAGTAGCTACGGACAGCAAGGCAGCTACGGACAAGGAGGTGGCTACGGGCAGCAAAGCAGCTACGGGCAGCAGCCTCCCACCAGCTACCCACCTCCCACTGGATCCTACAGCCAGACTCCAAGCCAGTACAGCCAGCAGGGCAGCAGCTATGGGCAACCGA GTTCATTCCGTCAAGACCATCCCAGCAGCATGGGTGTGTATGGCCAGGACTCTGGAGGCTTTTCAGGCCCAGGAGAAAGCCGGAACTTGAGTGGCCCTGATAACCGGGGCAGGGGAAGAGGCGGGGGATTTGATCGTGGAGGCGTGAGCAGAGGtgggcggggaggaggaggaggaggccgcgGCGGAATGGG CGCTGGAGAGCGAGGTGGCTTCAATAAGCCTGGTG GACACATGGATGAAGGGCCAGACCTTGACTTAG GCCCACCTTTAGACCTAGATGATGATGTTGATAACAGTTCAGTATACGTTCAAGGGTTAACTGACAACGTGACCTTAGAGGAGCTGACGGATTTCTTCAAACAGTGTGGTGTCGTTAAG ATGAACAAAAGAACTGGACAGCCCATGATAACAATCTACCTGGACAAGGACACAGGAAAACCCAAAGGGGACGCTACTGTGTGCTATGATGACCCGCCAACTGCTAAAGCCGCAGTAGAATGGCTTGATG GTAAAGACTTCCAGGGCAGCAAACTCAAAGTCTCTCTTCCTCGGAAGAAGCTGCCATTGAACAGCATGCGAGGTGGAATGCCCCCACGTGAGCCACGTGGGATGCCTCCCCCTCTCCGTGGAG GCCCTGGAGGCCCCGGGGGGCCAGGCGGTCCTGGTGGCCCAATGGGCCGAATGGGAGGCCGAGGTGGTGACAGGGGTGGCGGCGGCTTTGCCCCAAGAGGACCGCGGGGGTCCCGAGGAAACCCTTCCGGTGGAGGAAACGTCCAGCACAGAGCAGGAGACTGGCAGTGTCCCAACCC GGGATGCGGAAACCAGAACTTTGCCTGGAGAACAGAATGCAACCAATGCAAGGCTCCTAAACCGGAaggcttcctccccccacccttccCGCCTCCAG GTGGTGATCGTGGCAGGGGTGGCCCCGGTGGCATGAGAGGCGGTGGCCGAGGGGGCCTCATGGACCGCGGTGGCCCCGGGGGCATGTTCCGAGGGGGCCGCGGTGGAGACCGAGGTGGATTCAGAGGCGGCCGAGGCATGGACCGAGGCGGATTCGGAGGGGGCCGCCGAGGAGGACCCGGTGGGCCCCCCGGGCCTCTTATGGAGCAGATGGGAGGCAGAGGCGGCCGACGTGGCGGACCAGGAAAGATGGACAA GGGGGAGCATCGCCCGGATCGCAGAGACCGGCCATACTAG
- the EWSR1 gene encoding RNA-binding protein EWS isoform X8: MASTDYSTYTQAAAQQGYAAYAAQPTQGYAQTTQAYGQQSYGTYGQPTDVNYTQAQTTATYGQTAYASSYGQPPTGYTAPAAAQAYSQPAQGYGTAAYDTTTATVTTTQASYAAPSAYGTQPSYASYGQQPAAAAPTRPQDGSKPAETSQTQSSTTGYSQPSLGYGQSNYSYQVPGSYPMQPVTAPPSYPPTSYSSSQPSSYDQSTYSQQSSYGQQGSYGQGGGYGQQSSYGQQPPTSYPPPTGSYSQTPSQYSQQGSSYGQPSSFRQDHPSSMGVYGQDSGGFSGPGESRNLSGPDNRGRGRGGGFDRGGVSRGGRGGGGGGRGGMGAGERGGFNKPGGHMDEGPDLDLGPPLDLDDDVDNSSVYVQGLTDNVTLEELTDFFKQCGVVKMNKRTGQPMITIYLDKDTGKPKGDATVCYDDPPTAKAAVEWLDGKDFQGSKLKVSLPRKKLPLNSMRGGMPPREPRGMPPPLRGGPGGPGGPGGPGGPMGRMGGRGGDRGGGGFAPRGPRGSRGNPSGGGNVQHRAGDWQCPNPGCGNQNFAWRTECNQCKAPKPEGFLPPPFPPPGPGFLLGKPLPLRGLIYGTNSGGDRGRGGPGGMRGGGRGGLMDRGGPGGMFRGGRGGDRGGFRGGRGMDRGGFGGGRRGGPGGPPGPLMEQMGGRGGRRGGPGKMDKGEHRPDRRDRPY; the protein is encoded by the exons atggcgtCCACGG ATTATAGTACCTACACTCAAGCTGCAGCCCAGCAGGG ctacGCTGCTTATGCAGCTCAGCCAACTCAAGGATATGCACAGACCACCCAG GCCTACGGGCAGCAAAGCTATGGAACCTACGGGCAGCCCACTGATGTCAACTATACTCAAGCTCAGACGACTGCTACTTACGGGCAAACTGCATATGCAAGTTCCTATGGGCAGCCTCCCACTG gttACACTGCCCCGGCTGCTGCCCAGGCTTATAGCCAGCCTGCCCAGGGATATGGCACTGCTGCTTATGATACAACCACAGCTACAGTTACCACCACACAGGCTTCTTATGCAGCCCCGTCTGCTTATGGCACTCAGCCTTCCTATGCTTCCTATGGGCAGCAGCCAGCAGCAGCTGCACCTACAAG ACCCCAAGATGGCAGCAAACCTGCTGAGACTAGCCAGACTCAGTCGAGTACAACAGGCTACAGCCAGCCTAGTCTAGGTTATGGGCAGAGTAACTACAGCTATCAAGTCCCTGGAAGTTACCCCATGCAGCCAGTTACTGCACCTCCATCCTATCCGCCCACCAG TTACTCCTCTTCGCAGCCAAGCAGCTACGACCAGAGCACTTACTCTCAGCAGAGTAGCTACGGACAGCAAGGCAGCTACGGACAAGGAGGTGGCTACGGGCAGCAAAGCAGCTACGGGCAGCAGCCTCCCACCAGCTACCCACCTCCCACTGGATCCTACAGCCAGACTCCAAGCCAGTACAGCCAGCAGGGCAGCAGCTATGGGCAACCGA GTTCATTCCGTCAAGACCATCCCAGCAGCATGGGTGTGTATGGCCAGGACTCTGGAGGCTTTTCAGGCCCAGGAGAAAGCCGGAACTTGAGTGGCCCTGATAACCGGGGCAGGGGAAGAGGCGGGGGATTTGATCGTGGAGGCGTGAGCAGAGGtgggcggggaggaggaggaggaggccgcgGCGGAATGGG CGCTGGAGAGCGAGGTGGCTTCAATAAGCCTGGTG GACACATGGATGAAGGGCCAGACCTTGACTTAG GCCCACCTTTAGACCTAGATGATGATGTTGATAACAGTTCAGTATACGTTCAAGGGTTAACTGACAACGTGACCTTAGAGGAGCTGACGGATTTCTTCAAACAGTGTGGTGTCGTTAAG ATGAACAAAAGAACTGGACAGCCCATGATAACAATCTACCTGGACAAGGACACAGGAAAACCCAAAGGGGACGCTACTGTGTGCTATGATGACCCGCCAACTGCTAAAGCCGCAGTAGAATGGCTTGATG GTAAAGACTTCCAGGGCAGCAAACTCAAAGTCTCTCTTCCTCGGAAGAAGCTGCCATTGAACAGCATGCGAGGTGGAATGCCCCCACGTGAGCCACGTGGGATGCCTCCCCCTCTCCGTGGAG GCCCTGGAGGCCCCGGGGGGCCAGGCGGTCCTGGTGGCCCAATGGGCCGAATGGGAGGCCGAGGTGGTGACAGGGGTGGCGGCGGCTTTGCCCCAAGAGGACCGCGGGGGTCCCGAGGAAACCCTTCCGGTGGAGGAAACGTCCAGCACAGAGCAGGAGACTGGCAGTGTCCCAACCC GGGATGCGGAAACCAGAACTTTGCCTGGAGAACAGAATGCAACCAATGCAAGGCTCCTAAACCGGAaggcttcctccccccacccttccCGCCTCCAG GTCCTGGATTCTTGCTTGGAAAACCGCTGCCACTTAGAGGGCTCATATACGGGACAAATAGTG GTGGTGATCGTGGCAGGGGTGGCCCCGGTGGCATGAGAGGCGGTGGCCGAGGGGGCCTCATGGACCGCGGTGGCCCCGGGGGCATGTTCCGAGGGGGCCGCGGTGGAGACCGAGGTGGATTCAGAGGCGGCCGAGGCATGGACCGAGGCGGATTCGGAGGGGGCCGCCGAGGAGGACCCGGTGGGCCCCCCGGGCCTCTTATGGAGCAGATGGGAGGCAGAGGCGGCCGACGTGGCGGACCAGGAAAGATGGACAA GGGGGAGCATCGCCCGGATCGCAGAGACCGGCCATACTAG
- the EWSR1 gene encoding RNA-binding protein EWS isoform X10 has protein sequence MASTDYSTYTQAAAQQGYAAYAAQPTQGYAQTTQAYGQQSYGTYGQPTDVNYTQAQTTATYGQTAYASSYGQPPTGYTAPAAAQAYSQPAQGYGTAAYDTTTATVTTTQASYAAPSAYGTQPSYASYGQQPAAAAPTRPQDGSKPAETSQTQSSTTGYSQPSLGYGQSNYSYQVPGSYPMQPVTAPPSYPPTSYSSSQPSSYDQSTYSQQSSYGQQGSYGQGGGYGQQSSYGQQPPTSYPPPTGSYSQTPSQYSQQGSSYGQPSSFRQDHPSSMGVYGQDSGGFSGPGESRNLSGPDNRGRGRGGGFDRGGVSRGGRGGGGGGRGGMGSAGERGGFNKPGGHMDEGPDLDLGPPLDLDDDVDNSSVYVQGLTDNVTLEELTDFFKQCGVVKMNKRTGQPMITIYLDKDTGKPKGDATVCYDDPPTAKAAVEWLDGKDFQGSKLKVSLPRKKLPLNSMRGGMPPREPRGMPPPLRGGPGGPGGPGGPGGPMGRMGGRGGDRGGGGFAPRGPRGSRGNPSGGGNVQHRAGDWQCPNPGCGNQNFAWRTECNQCKAPKPEGFLPPPFPPPGGDRGRGGPGGMRGGGRGGLMDRGGPGGMFRGGRGGDRGGFRGGRGMDRGGFGGGRRGGPGGPPGPLMEQMGGRGGRRGGPGKMDKGEHRPDRRDRPY, from the exons atggcgtCCACGG ATTATAGTACCTACACTCAAGCTGCAGCCCAGCAGGG ctacGCTGCTTATGCAGCTCAGCCAACTCAAGGATATGCACAGACCACCCAG GCCTACGGGCAGCAAAGCTATGGAACCTACGGGCAGCCCACTGATGTCAACTATACTCAAGCTCAGACGACTGCTACTTACGGGCAAACTGCATATGCAAGTTCCTATGGGCAGCCTCCCACTG gttACACTGCCCCGGCTGCTGCCCAGGCTTATAGCCAGCCTGCCCAGGGATATGGCACTGCTGCTTATGATACAACCACAGCTACAGTTACCACCACACAGGCTTCTTATGCAGCCCCGTCTGCTTATGGCACTCAGCCTTCCTATGCTTCCTATGGGCAGCAGCCAGCAGCAGCTGCACCTACAAG ACCCCAAGATGGCAGCAAACCTGCTGAGACTAGCCAGACTCAGTCGAGTACAACAGGCTACAGCCAGCCTAGTCTAGGTTATGGGCAGAGTAACTACAGCTATCAAGTCCCTGGAAGTTACCCCATGCAGCCAGTTACTGCACCTCCATCCTATCCGCCCACCAG TTACTCCTCTTCGCAGCCAAGCAGCTACGACCAGAGCACTTACTCTCAGCAGAGTAGCTACGGACAGCAAGGCAGCTACGGACAAGGAGGTGGCTACGGGCAGCAAAGCAGCTACGGGCAGCAGCCTCCCACCAGCTACCCACCTCCCACTGGATCCTACAGCCAGACTCCAAGCCAGTACAGCCAGCAGGGCAGCAGCTATGGGCAACCGA GTTCATTCCGTCAAGACCATCCCAGCAGCATGGGTGTGTATGGCCAGGACTCTGGAGGCTTTTCAGGCCCAGGAGAAAGCCGGAACTTGAGTGGCCCTGATAACCGGGGCAGGGGAAGAGGCGGGGGATTTGATCGTGGAGGCGTGAGCAGAGGtgggcggggaggaggaggaggaggccgcgGCGGAATGGG CAGCGCTGGAGAGCGAGGTGGCTTCAATAAGCCTGGTG GACACATGGATGAAGGGCCAGACCTTGACTTAG GCCCACCTTTAGACCTAGATGATGATGTTGATAACAGTTCAGTATACGTTCAAGGGTTAACTGACAACGTGACCTTAGAGGAGCTGACGGATTTCTTCAAACAGTGTGGTGTCGTTAAG ATGAACAAAAGAACTGGACAGCCCATGATAACAATCTACCTGGACAAGGACACAGGAAAACCCAAAGGGGACGCTACTGTGTGCTATGATGACCCGCCAACTGCTAAAGCCGCAGTAGAATGGCTTGATG GTAAAGACTTCCAGGGCAGCAAACTCAAAGTCTCTCTTCCTCGGAAGAAGCTGCCATTGAACAGCATGCGAGGTGGAATGCCCCCACGTGAGCCACGTGGGATGCCTCCCCCTCTCCGTGGAG GCCCTGGAGGCCCCGGGGGGCCAGGCGGTCCTGGTGGCCCAATGGGCCGAATGGGAGGCCGAGGTGGTGACAGGGGTGGCGGCGGCTTTGCCCCAAGAGGACCGCGGGGGTCCCGAGGAAACCCTTCCGGTGGAGGAAACGTCCAGCACAGAGCAGGAGACTGGCAGTGTCCCAACCC GGGATGCGGAAACCAGAACTTTGCCTGGAGAACAGAATGCAACCAATGCAAGGCTCCTAAACCGGAaggcttcctccccccacccttccCGCCTCCAG GTGGTGATCGTGGCAGGGGTGGCCCCGGTGGCATGAGAGGCGGTGGCCGAGGGGGCCTCATGGACCGCGGTGGCCCCGGGGGCATGTTCCGAGGGGGCCGCGGTGGAGACCGAGGTGGATTCAGAGGCGGCCGAGGCATGGACCGAGGCGGATTCGGAGGGGGCCGCCGAGGAGGACCCGGTGGGCCCCCCGGGCCTCTTATGGAGCAGATGGGAGGCAGAGGCGGCCGACGTGGCGGACCAGGAAAGATGGACAA GGGGGAGCATCGCCCGGATCGCAGAGACCGGCCATACTAG